The Xyrauchen texanus isolate HMW12.3.18 chromosome 4, RBS_HiC_50CHRs, whole genome shotgun sequence genome segment caaattaaACAACATTGGATAATAGcaagaaaagggggaaaaacagGAAATAAATTAAGAGACATTCAATAACTTGTCACAGGTTTAACAATTTTGACACGTCTTGATGTTATGTGTTCTAAAGGTCAACATTATAAAAGGCAAAGTCGTGCATAAAAATGTCAAACGTGGATATAACTGATAGAATTTgtaattatgaatataatattttCCCATTAATATTATCTCATTAACTACAGTATATATTCTATGACAGAATCATTTTAAAGCAAACTTGTGTACTCAACTGCAAATATCCCACGCGCTCTCTGAATTTATAAGAGGTCATAAAAACATCATGTCGGATATTTATACAAACAGAACAATGctgtttaagttgttttaaaatgaAGTATATTATGCCACACTGCAGGACATCACTGTCACTGCTTGACATTTTACATCATCTGTCAATCTAAGCTGTGTGTTTCTGTATACACAGATCCCATTCTCATTGCCAGAGCTCTGCAGGACTATTATCCTCAAGACTGTCGCTTCATTCCCATACACCAGGGCCAGTCTGTCTATGTGTATGCTATGCTAAAAGACCGTGGGAACCTCTTCTGGTCTGGCAGTGTAAGAATCAGTACTGTATTATAGATTATCTATGTATATCAATAAGTaagctgcaaaaaaataaaataaaattccaaTGAGAATGAAGTCACAACGTATTACCGaacataaaatctttttttaggTTCAAGGTTCTTATTATGGAGAGCAGGAGGCTCGTCTGGGATATTTCCCCAGCAGTGTTGTTGAAGAGACACATGCATTAATGCCTGCAGACATTGAGGTCAAGACTGATGTACGTATCTTAAAATGTTATGAGAAATTACATACTGTGGGATACAACTATAAAGGGGCCTTCACAAttaagtgggtttttttttttttttgtcttttcagaAATGGGACTTCTACTGCTATTAGGAGTGTGTGCTTGCTGGACTTCTGGAATTGAAACACGATTCATGATTCTGCTCTGCACTTTACAGTGTTTGTCCATATGCATTACCTCTACAATGCAACTCAACCTACTATTTTGTAGCAAAAGTATCAAACAAGGCACACCATTCACATTAGGTTTTAGTCTTCAGTGAAAGAATACATGTAGACAGTGTAGAAAATTGTTTGCTTGATAGACTGTAAATGCTTGTTGATGTAATAGTTTGAATAAAACTGAGCTGCTGCTGCTTTGCTCCCCTGTTGCTGTGATCATTGATACTCAGAATCACATGATGGTCTGGTATCAAAAGTTCTTAATGATGAGACCTTGAAAGCAAAAATCAATTACTACTCAGTGAAGGATTGATTGCATCTGTCTAATTATCTAGATGCACAGGTATTTGGTTTCTGGCCTCCAAGTAGGGTTGCGTCATGTGCGTTTCCATGGAGGCAAACAACAGCAAGAAGCACATAGCTTTATGCCCGTCTTTAGCCTGGTGAGTACAGGTgagaattattttgtaattattgtcattgttttatgtcagcaataatatatatatatatatatacactcacctaaaggattattaggaacaccatactaatactgtgtttgaccccctttcgccttcagaactgccttaattctacgtggcattgattcaacaaggtgctgaaagcattctttaggaatgttggcccatattgataggatagcatcttgcagttgatggagatttgtgggatgcacatccagggcacgaagctcctgttccaccacatcccaaagatgctctattgggttgagatctggtgactgtgggggccattttagtacagtgaactcattgtcatgttcaagaaaccaatttgaaatgattcgagctttgtgacatggtgcattatcctgctggaagtagccatcagaggatgggtacatggtggccataaagggatggacatggtcagaaacaatgctcaggtaggccgtggcatttaaacgatgcccaattggcactaaggggcctaaagtgtgccaagaaaacatcccccacaccattacaccaccaccagcagcctgcacagtggtaacaaggcatgatggatccatgttctcattctgtttatgccaaattctgactctaccatctgaatgtctcaacagaaatcgagactcatcagaccaggcaacatttttccagtcttcaactgtccaattttggtgagctcttgcaaattgtagcctctttttcctatttgtagtggagatgagtggtacccggtggggtcttctgctgttgtagcccatccgcctcaaggttgtgcatgttgtggcttcacaaatgctttgctgcatacctcggttgtaacgagtggttatttcaggcaaagttgctcttctatcagcttgaatcagtcggcccattctcctctgacctctagcatcatttcaaggcattttcgcccacaggactgccgcatactggatgtttttcccttttcacaacattctttgtaaaccctagaaatggttgtgcgtgaaaatcccagtaactgagcagattgtgaaatactcagaccggcccgtctggcaccaacaaccatgacacgctcaaaattgcttaaatcacctttctttcccattctgacattcagtttggagttcaggagattgtcttgaccaggaccacacccctaaatgcattgaagcaactgccatgttattggttgattagataattgcattaatgagaaattgaacaggtgttcctaataatcctttaggtgagtgtgtgtgtatatatatatatatatatatatattcacacagtaTGTTCCTGCAATGCACCCTTTTCACAGTctgtgatgatgcattt includes the following:
- the mia gene encoding melanoma-derived growth regulatory protein; its protein translation is MEKHCVSWALLLVLCGLLPLATQAGKQMPKLSDKKLCADSECSHPILIARALQDYYPQDCRFIPIHQGQSVYVYAMLKDRGNLFWSGSVQGSYYGEQEARLGYFPSSVVEETHALMPADIEVKTDKWDFYCY